CCAAAGGAATGCAGAGCGCTGATTGGCTTAAGTCTGAAGGGCTGCCCTTCCTGATGCAGTCACTGTGACAAGGGGTGGAATATATTAGCTAAGGGAGCCCACCCAGAGCTGGAGGCGAGATCCATCCCTCCTGAAGGGCTGCAGGCTTCACAATGGTGGAGGGGTGGAAGGAGCTGAGGAGACACCCACATGTCTGTAGCTGGGGCCCAGGGGTGCAGGAGTACCTGGCTCCTGGgatcccaaacagaccaggtttgGCCATTTTGCAGACAAAATcgaaaggcagagagaagaggggtggtgaaacaagaaaggaatatATTTCAGTGAAGCCAACCCCGGGAAGACAGCAGGCTAGCACCTCAAAGACTGTTTCCAAAGTGCTGAAGATACTTCAAGGTTTACTAAGGAAAAGatgggacaaaggtcagtggatacatgcaggtgggcagtaaaggtcaggtcagtcattgtcttggggtcagtCAGGAGGGCTCTTGCTGGCTCAGAACGGTCCCTACTGCTTGAGGGGGTAGTTTCAGCTCCCATCACAGGATGCCTTGCACACAGTGTCTTTTCCATGAGTTAAGAGACAAGCTGGAAAGAAGCACTTAATAATTAGCAAGCACAGACTGAGGTTAGAATGGAGGTAGTTGAAgtgctctttttatttatttatttatttatttgagagagaaagtgtgtgtgcaatcagggggaggggcaagggagagagagagagaatatcaagcagaccccctgctgatcagggagcccaaggtggggctcgatctcacgaccctgagatcgcgacctgagtcAAAAATCCAGAGTcaacacttaacggactgagccccccaggcgcccctgaagctcTCTTTCATATCCTGTCTACCAACACGAATCAACGAATTGCAAAATTAAGCGAGTAAGCTATGAAGGAAATGCCTATCGGGAGTCTCCTTGGCCTGGGATtgtcagagaaggcttccagaAGGAGCTGGGAATGGAAAAGTGAGCAGGAGTTATATACCGTGTGTGGAGAAGagcatgccaggcagagggaacagcattggcacaggctgggtggcccagagagtgaggaagggagcTGTGGGTGATGGAACTCTGTGGGTGGACAGGGCTGCAGGGACCAGTGCAAGCAGATCCaggagaaggggctctggatgCTGTAAGAAGACTGGGCAACAGGGTCGGGGTGGAGCAGACAGGAAGCTGGGCAGGGGGCTCCTTGAGTCAGCCAACCTGGCCTCGGGCCCGCCAAGTCACTCACAGAAGCCACTGAATTTCCACTTGCTGTTGTGGGGATTCAAAAATGTAGAAGGtgggggcacccagctggctcagtcggtaaaacacgcgactcttgatctccgggtcttgagttcaagccccgtgttgggtgtgaagcctactttaaaataaataaataaataataaaaaggtagAAGGTGCAGAAGTTGCTAAGTTCCAGTGTCTGGAAGAGGGGCTGCCTTCTATCCTCTGCCCAAATGCGACCCCTCTGGGCCTTGGTgttcacatctgcaaaatgggcctGACTTAGCCACCTCCCCAGGCTGTGGGGGCAACGACCACATAGGCTCAGACACAGCCTATCCTCTTCCTCCCCGTGAGaagagtacattttaaaatgggtttcaggggcacctgggtggcacagtggttaagcgtctgccttcggctcagggtgtgatcctggcgttatggtatcgagccccacatcaggctcctccgctgtgagcctgcttcttcctctcccactccccctgcttgtgttccctctctcactgtctgtctctatcccgtcgaataaataaataaaatctttaaaaaaaatttaaaaattaaaaaaaaataaaatgggtttcaGACACTTTGAACCGATAAACTTTTAGGGAAATAGATGAACTGGGCAAATATTGATTGatttaattacacacacacacacacaaatacctatatatatgtatacatatgtctATATGGTGACACTCTAGTCCATTTGGAAATACCGGTCTTCACTCCAGTCATGCAGAGCCTGGTACAGTTCCTTCCCAtccttcaggggctcctgggacaCAGGCCCTTCCTTTGGAAGCCACACAGAGTGGTCATTAGGAGCTCAGGTGGCCCAGGTGTAATCCCAGCACTGCACCTACTGTGAGCCCTTGGGCAGGTCAgctcacctctctgtgcctcagtttactcatctttaaaatggcaCAGATCCTACTTTGTTGGATAATtgaaagaagtgtgtgtgtgtgtgtgtgtgtgtgtgtgtgtgtacaaacacATTCGATCTTCACAACGACCCTACAAGGTAGATACTcttattgtccccatttcacagatgggaagagACACGGAGAGGTCGAGAAATCTGCCCAGGGACTTGAACCCCAGCATTCTGACCTCAGAGTCTACAAGCTTAGCTGACAAGAAGGGTTGGGATATAACAGGTGTTCAGCTTGATACTAAAGGCTGGAGGTCCTCGTGGTGGGGGTAGGAAGTCAGGTAGGCTTTGTCCCAAACCTGGCAGGTAGTGTTTGAGAACCCCATGCATCGAGACCCTATGTCCCCCACAAAACAGGGCCTGGAACCGCATCCTTTCCCTAGAAGGATGGAGGTGTCAGTCAACTGAGGCGAGAAAAAGCAGGCAGGTGGGGTGAGGTGAGGGAGTGTGTCGGGAGATAGGTTTCAGATGTGCCAAAGATGGGAGGAAATCTTGGGGAAGCAGAGATTGTGAGGTGGGGTGAGCCGAGGAGCTCCATCTGGGGACGTTGAGTTTCACGTGCAGCAGAATCAACCGGACAGTTGGATGTCCAGCTCTGAAAAGCAGGAGAAAGCTCTAGGCTGGGAAAGGAAAGTGCACATGAGTGCTCTCTGGACAGTCACTGATGCAGGGGTGAGGAGAGTGGGGAGACCCTTCCAGGACATCTCACaggcctctctttctctctcgtaCCCCTCAGAAAAGCTGAAGGAGCTGCCCATTACACAGCTGCCCGTGAGTGCTGGGATCATGGCCGCCATCCTGATCGGGTCCCTTGCTTCCGGGTCCCTCTTCATCGGGTGCGTTGCCCATCTCCTGTTAACAAGAGGCTGGAGGGGCCAGAGCCACAGGTACAGGGGCCCCaggcctctctctccttccctctgtcctcttccccaccccttggGTCCCACACATTGATTCTTCCATGAGTCATGTCATCCGACTCACACCCAATCTCATCAAATCTCGGAACTCTTGAGGTGAAAACGACCTTCTACCCTGTATTAGACAGAATCCTGCACTGCAAGGAACAGAAACCCTACCTTTGAATGGGCTTATGAAAAAGTAGAAAGTTTTTCTGGCCCTGCATGGCCGGATCCGGGGCCTCGATTTTGTCAGGACACTCCTCCATACACCCCTCGACTCTGCTTTCTCTGGTGGCCTCCTTCTCAGGCAGGAGGGTGGCGTGATAACCTGGCTCCCAGTAGCCCCAGGCTCCCATCCACAGAGGGAAGGCCGCACCCGGCTCCCAACACGTCCAACAGAAGCCCCGCGGCTGCTGCCCACTGGCTTAACTCAAATCGTATGTCCTTACACAGACCGACCACTGCGGCCAAGTGCTGGAATACCCTGATTGGCCAAACCTGGGCCATTTGCAGAGCTCCGGAGTCAGAGAACAGCCCAGCTCCACGTGACTAAAGGGATTCAGAGTGGGGAGGGCctcccccccgcaaaaaaaaccacaaaaaagcaaaacaaaacaaaaccaaaaaaaaaacaacaacaacagacaCTATTGCCAAAGAACCGGAGTGGACAGAGGACGGGCAGAGGCCTCGGATGGTGCCGACTTCTGTTTGGGGGAGAAAGGCAGGGGCCTATTTTCCTCCAAGAAATGGTCTATTCGTGGAAAATTCGTTCCTTGTGAGATCAGCTTCTTCAGAACTTTGTCTCCTGACTTGGGTTCTGAGCTGCTTGCAAATGTGCCATTTTGCTGCTCTCCCTAATTCCCGGGGAAATGGAGGCAACAAccttttctcctccacctcctctttcatttttgcaacttttctctaagtCTGAAATATTTCCAAAGACAAATTCCTTTTCCTATTCTCTTTGTAGCCTTCTGACTGTGGCAAGAGAATATCTCGATCTGGTTCTAGTCAGCCTTTAAGGTCCTTCTAACACTCGCTAGCTTTTCCCGAGAGAAAACCAAGAACCCTGTCAAGCCCTAGATTTAACCCATTGTTTGGCTTTCCTTCATTTTCCCCGTCACTTTCTACTTACGTCTGGTTTCATTACAATATGGCAGCTTctgactgtgtcctgcttctgcTCTCGCCCCCACAGTCTGTTCCGCATTCAGCAGCCAGAAAGATCCAGTGAAAATTAGTCAGCTTGGGTCCCTCAGAGTCGAGGCCAAACTCTTCACCATGGACACAAGACCTAGCTTGACCTGCTGCCCCCCTCTGACctcacctctcctccctctctccctcacactcTCTGCCCCAGCCATATTCTTCTCTTTGCTGTTCCTTTGCTgttcctgctcctgccccagggcctttgcacagactGTTAGAACTCTCTTCCCATGATTTCTGCAAAGCTGGTCCCCTTGCTTGCACCAGGCCTTTGCTCAAATGTCGCCTTCTCCATGAGGCCCCCCACACCATCCTACTTGAAACTGCACCCACACCgcctccaccctctgcctctttccatcCTCATTTTCCTATAGCACTTTTCACTCCCTGGCATTCTACTGCCAGTCATTTTTTggacttctctctccctctctctctctctctctctctctctctctcctagagTGCCCACTCCAGGAAGCCAGGGgtctttgtctgtcttgttctcaTCTGTGTCCCCAGTGGCTTCAACAGGACCCAGCCCATGGTCCACATTCTGTAAATACATGTttagtgaattaatgaatttgcGGCAGTGATGTCaagtgtactttttaaataaatgtattcaaatgagctgatgcaaagaaaaatgttaaggaaatCATGAAACAGGTGGCTGGAGCAGACTCATTAAGATGGTCTGCCTAAATAGTGACATTAGGGAAATGCTACTCATTGGCATACGGTGGtggctggggaaactgaggaagggCTCCGTGGCTGGAGGTTATGGGAGAAGAGGCGGGGCTAGGGCAGGTCTTGACCTAGTTCACTCTGTAGCAGGCACCATCTCTCTCTGATGGACCCATGGGCTCTCCAGTTTCTCTGAGTCTCTCTCCACCCACCCGAGCGGCTTACTGCACTAATATTGGTTCTCTCCCTGCGTCCCCAGGATGACACCCGCAGAGAAGCCAGAGGCCCGCCCCAATCACAATGCTGGTAAGCCAGAGGTCCCCGTGGGTGGCTACTGGCCCTCCTCCCggctccttcctcttctccagccAGCCACATGCACCCTCGCCTTCTCCCACTAGGGGTCTCCCAATCACTTGCCCCATCCAGACCTCTCTGGGGCCCCCCAGACTCAGCGCACAGATTCCGAGTACATCAGCACTCACCCCAAacctgcttttcctcctcttctcagtGGCTGGCACATCCAGTCCCGGTGGTTCCACTCCCGGGTCCCCACACCCAGCTCCCTGCTGGGCTCCCCGCCTCCAGGCTGgcctccaccccatccccaggcAGAGTGCCTCTAAAACCCTCGccctgtcactcctctgctcagaggCCCTCCATAGCTCCCCAGGGTCCTTAGGACAAGTCAGGCTCCTTAACATGGCTCTCTAGACCCCCATAAACTGGTCCCCACTGTCTTTCCTGGCTTCATCTCCCACATGTAACATTCCCaccctcaaaaacaaaacaatataaaataaactacatatatatataatccaggCAGACCAAATATATCACAGCTCCTCAAACATGGCAGGCTACCTCCCACCAGCCATTCCCTCCTGCTTTTGCATAGCTCTCGCTTCTCTTTCCAGTCTCAgatgtcccctcctccaggaagccctccctgactcccaTCCAGGAGCCCTCTGGGCTCCCCCACTCAGCCCTACCCACTCTGGGTCATCCCTATCTGGGGACAGATCTGTCACCCCCACTGGACTGTGAGCCCCgggagggcagggccagggctACCTGAGtctctgctgtgtccccagcacagggctgggcaaGGAGAGGGATTTGCACAAACGTTAGCTGAATAAATGACCACTGACAGCGGCCAGCATGGGCCTGTGGGCTGCGTGTCAgccagctcctccctcccttgTCCTCTGCTTCAGGTGACCAGAACATCTATGAAGTGATGCCGTCTCCCACCTTCCCGGAGTCTCTGCCCGGTGACACGGGGTCCATGAGCACCTCCATGGTGAGTCCCACCCCCTTTGGCTCCTAGCACCTTGTCCCACACTTGGGGAACACGACTCAGCCCCCGGGGTGCTCCCTACTTCAAAACCACCAGGAAAAGAGACTGGAAGGACACAACATAAGGAGCATTTGTCCCTGGGCCatggaggctgggggggggggtattttctctcttccccttgtcCGTAGTTTCTACACTGAGCAGATATTCTCTTTATAATCGGGTGGGAAGGGATGATAATAAGAAGAATTCAAATGAATaagaggagaaattttaaaaaccgaGAGGAAAAGCTTGGAGCCACAGGCGTGCACGGGAGGTGGAGGGTTCAAGGGGGTCATTGTCAGAACACCGGCCACGCCACCCGCAGACTCAGGAAGGGGTGATGGGGACTTGGAATCCGGGTCTGTCCTCACAGTAAAGGTCAAAGTCGGGAGGGTGTCGGGATGCCGGGGGCCTGGCTCACCGGTGCTCTTCCCttgcagcccctgccccagcagcGGCCGGAGCCAGAGAACCACCCCTACCAGGTGTGGAGCTGGGGCGCGGGAGGGGTCCTGATGGGCAAGTGGGTGGGGCCGTCCTCACCGACCTTCCACCAGCTCTCAGGGTCTGTAGCTCCCTGGGAAGCACAGCACAGCCTCTCCCCTCCCGGAGTTGTACCTTCCTCCTTCTTAGACGCATTCCAAGGCTGCGTATTTGTACAAGAGGAAAcggagcccagagagggaaggccagcgcccagggtcacacagcaggccAGGGCCCAAGTCGGACCCCCCTGCAGGGGCCTCTTCCTGGGCCTGGGTCCCAgcccctctctgtccccacctgTCTGCCCCTggatctctgtgtctgtgtgtctgtctacttttctctgcatttccctaCACCTCTCAGGGTGTCTACTGCTCTTGTTCTCATTCTCTGGCTCCCCACGTCCtcttatctttccctctctctcttcgcCCATCTTTGTTTCTTgatgtctctctcattctctctccttttctgtgcTCCTGTCCCTCCCGTCTCTCCATCCCCATAGCTCTgtgtcctctcctttctctggcCCTCCCGGTGCCCAGTGCCTCCCCCTTCCACCATTCTCTCCGGATGTGTTCTCCCCGcatccctcagcctctgcctggcTCCCCCAACCCCGACTCTGACCCCCACCCACaaccccctcttcccttcccccccaggACCTGCTGAACCCCGACCCTGCCCCTTACTGCCAGCTCATGCCAACCCCCTGAAGAGGTCCCAGGCTACTGGAAGAGTGAAAGCCTCAGCCCTCCCTGGGGGGCCTGATGCCCCCAGAGAAGCCACACCAGAGACCCCACAGGACCAGGCCACCACAGCCTGGGGGCCGACAAGGCGGATTCAAATGAGGACTCAGCACGGCATCGGGCCCGGGGGCAAGAGCTCATGATGGGCCCAGCTCCTCTCTGACCCTCTGAGTATATAACCCGCCCTCAAGTCTGGTCCATCCAGCAAGCTGGCCTGGGCCTCATGCCTGGGAAAGGTAGGCTCTTACCTTCTAACCCAAAgtaccccacacacacactggataTCTGGGGACGAGGAGGGTGGTCTCAGGCCTGCCTCAAGCCAGACCTCACAGTCTCCTACTTGCTGGGCTCTTGTCGGCCCACagcaccccacccctgccccctgctggtcCTTGGAGCCCCTTCCCTTGGGTCAAGGCAGCCCCCCCCACCACACAGGCCCCAGAGGATAAAGCACATGGCCGGGGGGCCGGCCTCCCAGGCCTGTGGCCCCCAGTGACAGTCCTGGCCAGTGACCACAGCTGTCAGACCCCTTCCCTGCTCAAGATTCAGTCTCTCCACACCTGTGGCCAATTTCTGCCCGTCGCCCCCTACTCTGAATCTTACCAAGGCCCTGAGGGCAGCCACTcccttccctacccccacccaactccgacccccacccccacccccaacccaaaTGTGGGCCCAGTCTGTTGCCCCTTAATTTATTCACGCATTCGGCATAAGTAAGCCATGTGTTTTGCACAGTGCTGGATCCTGCAGCTTTGggagggaacaaaacagacaaaaaccatTCTCCTAGAGGAACGCTGTGGCGGAGGAGAGAGTCAGCAATCAAAGTAACTAACATACATGGCGTGCTGGGTGGTGAtaagaagaggaggggaaatgaagagagaaggggGTTGGGAGTGTGGAGGACTGTGATTTTAGATAGGAAGAGCAGAGTAGGCCTCGCAGAGAAGGTGACAATGAGCAAAGACCTAAAGGAGGAGAGATTGGAAGCCATGTAGGGATCTGgagggagaacattccaggcagaggatgtggcaagtgcaaaggccctgaggcaggagcatgccTGGGGAGTTCAAGCAGCAGCAAAGAGGCCAGGATGGTgggagcagagaaaggaagggggaaagggtgggaggTGAGGTCAGGGAGATGGGGAGCAGCAGACGGTGCAGGGCCCAGAGTCCCCCCACATAAGTCACAGCAGACTGTTGCTTTTGCTCAGGGAGCTGAAAATAAAGACTGTGTGGCAGGCTGAATAAAGTTGTCTATGTGCTAATGCCCATGAATGTTACCTTACGCGGCAAAAGGGACTCGGCAGGTGTGACTGGGTGaaggatcctgagatggggaGAATATCCTGGATGAGCCCACTGGACCCGAAATAGAATAACAGGGGTCTTTGTGAATGGGACCCTGGGgagagagagtcagtgaaggAGTTGTAAGaaaggaggcagagattggagggatactgggctttgaagatggaagaagggcgCCAAAACCAAGGCCCCACAGAGTTAGAGTGACGTGATGGGAGAAAGATTTCATGGGTCCTTGCTGGCTTTGGAGACCCAAGGAGGCCACGAGCAGAGcccagaagctggaaagggcaagaacacagattctcccctagaacctccagaaagcAGCCCAGCCCCgccgacaccttgatttgggcccagtgagacccatttcggacttctgacctccagaactgtaagcgAATAAATCCGTATTGTTTTAAGCCGCGGCGCACTTGTGgcaacttgttacagcagccacggGAAGTTAATAGGATGAGGAAGAATTCGCAGGAAGGGAAGTTGCATCTCTTGCTGACTCAGTATGCAAGTACTCCCTGTAATTTCTCCAGCCCCAGACCTCTCAGGACACCCTGATCTCCTGGGCCCCTGATCTCTGGCTTCTGAGAAGGTCAGCCAGGTCAAGGCATGGGCAAGGTTAGCCGCTCCAGTGCAGAGTATttgcctgccttcctctcctcttctccagcaGCCCCCTCATCAAACCCCAGTAtctgttctctccttttcctcagtAATAGAGTTTTGAACCAAGTGTGTGCCTCCTGAgcataaaaactacatttcccagattgCCTTGCAGCTCAACATGGCCATGTGACTAATTcctggccaatgggatgtgagcagaagtgatagCTGCACACAGTCCTCAAATCACAGCCTTAAAGGGAGAGCGTTTCCCCTTCCCAGAGGCTGAAGATGTGGTGGTGAGAGCCATCTGGGATCCCAGGGACGGGGTGCACAGAGCCAGGTTAgagagagctggggcagggacagCAACCGGGACAGAGCCACCACACCAGGTTAGATAAGTTACCTGAGAGAGAAGGACTCCTCTCTTGTGCAAGCTACAATTACTTTGGGATTCTTTGCATCCACCTCCTTCTAGATCTTCATTAATACAACCCCCACCTTTGAGACGACAGTATTTTTTCAAGAGTGAGCTCTCTGAGTCTGACTGATTGCTCACTTAGCATCAAACCTGATATGGACTGAATTACGTCCCCCAAAAtgtgtatgttgaagccctaaccctccctgtgactgtatttgaagatacgACCTTTAAAAATGGAGGGGACAC
This genomic window from Ursus arctos isolate Adak ecotype North America unplaced genomic scaffold, UrsArc2.0 scaffold_19, whole genome shotgun sequence contains:
- the CEACAM19 gene encoding LOW QUALITY PROTEIN: carcinoembryonic antigen-related cell adhesion molecule 19 (The sequence of the model RefSeq protein was modified relative to this genomic sequence to represent the inferred CDS: substituted 1 base at 1 genomic stop codon) codes for the protein METPKRAQCHFSKGLLLSASVLALWIPQGTWAALRIQKIPEHPQKDENLLLSVQGIPGAFQDFNWYLGEETNGGTMLFTYFPDLQRPQRDGSAMGQRDIVGFPNGSMLLHRVQPTDSGTYQVAVTINPEWTMRAKTEVRVAEKLKELPITQLPVSAGIMAAILIGSLASGSLFIGCVAHLLLTRGWRGQSHRVPTPGSQGSLSVLFSSVSPVASTGPSPWMTPAEKPEARPNHNAGDQNIYEVMPSPTFPESLPGDTGSMSTSMVSPTPFGSXHLRPEPENHPYQDLLNPDPAPYCQLMPTP